A portion of the Channa argus isolate prfri chromosome 19, Channa argus male v1.0, whole genome shotgun sequence genome contains these proteins:
- the sec61g gene encoding protein transport protein Sec61 subunit gamma, translated as MDQVMQFVEPSRQFVKDSIRLVKRCTKPDRKEFQKIAMATAIGFAIMGFIGFFVKLIHIPINNIIVGG; from the exons ATGGATCAGGTAATGCAGTTTGTGGAGCCCAGTCGGCAGTTCGTCAAAGATTCCATACGACTCGTAAAGAGATGCACAAAACCCGACAGAAAAG aATTCCAGAAGATTGCCATGGCCACAGCAATTGGGTTTGCCATCATGGGTTTCATTGGTTTCTTCGTCAAACTCATTCACATCCCTATCAACAACATCATTGT tggCGGTTGA